The Anopheles merus strain MAF chromosome 2L, AmerM5.1, whole genome shotgun sequence genome has a segment encoding these proteins:
- the LOC121592718 gene encoding mitochondrial inner membrane protease subunit 2: MRFPTFLKSLLLGVPVGVTLLDCVGYVARVEGVSMQPALNPDATVTDYVFLSRWAVRNMDVQRGDIISLISPKDPTQKIIKRVVALQGDVISTLGYKLPYVTVPEGHCWVEGDHTGNSLDSNTFGPVSLGLVTARATQIVWPPSRWQQLPSTVPKTREPIAMGKRPAAVASSRSVSNSSSSSSSNPIGEVH; encoded by the exons ATGCGGTTCCCAACCTTCCTCAAATCGCTGCTGCTCGGTGTCCCGGTCGGGGTCACCCTGCTCGACTGTGTTGGGTATGTGGCACGGGTCGAAGGTGTTTCGATGCAGCCGGCCCTGAATCCGGATGCCACCGTCACGGATTATGTGTTCCTGTCACGCTGGGCCGTGCGTAACATGGACGTGCAGCGCGGGGACATCATCTCGCTCATCTCACCGAAGGACCCAACCCAGAAGATTATCAAACGCGTCGTCGCACTGCAGGGAGATGTGATCTCTACCCTAGGCTATAAGCTACCGTACGTGACGGTCCCGGAAGGACATTGCTGGGTTGAAGGGGATCATACAG GTAATTCACTAGATAGCAATACGTTCGGTCCCGTCTCACTAGGACTGGTAACTGCCCGGGCAACACAGATCGTTTGGCCACCATCCCGTTGGCAACAGTTGCCCTCGACCGTACCAAAGACGAGAGAGCCGATTGCGATGGGCAAACGACCGGCTGCAGTAGCTAGCAGTAGATCTGTtagcaatagcagcagcagcagcagtagcaatcCAATAGGAGAAGTGCATTGA
- the LOC121592693 gene encoding poly(A)-specific ribonuclease PARN-like isoform X1 — protein sequence MDITKQNFLEQLPSIRQAIQNATFFAMDCEFTGLASDRTIFPFDTPEEVYLKMVENSPPYIIVQFGLCAFRVEPPSEEEEEEKKDGQPRVSYQCYNFYCYPKGRTNVFSCQGESMRFLADNGFDFNRLFREGLSYANETEEQRYRADLKDRQATRAANILAAAESDLTEEEPKVGEVNDVNMIPVPPEHQQQVDDTAASIEEFLQSDRQELIVGSCNAFQRKLIYQMIEQRYQRKVSTSTVSLENNQKAIKVERKRSTEEEQALDEQRRTRENDDLETSVGLSLVLQELAKARKLIIGHNMLLDLFYVLRQFFKPLPADYQEFKKLTKEYFPLLLDTKYLCTNAEIKVNVNSSVLAHVYDAVSKAPFSIPTVHPELPDYQYSVDDEKKHEAGYDAYLTGLCFLGLVSKFKANLLQLPKDPNLKHYLNRIFITRLTDVNYIYLNGKEPTQTREHIFYATFPETWRTGDIQNKFKPFGPVHVSWLDNTSAFVALHNRSAASSVLKMIGYHSGFKVYNFAQFTQMKLQRPGAKRGRNGSSSASPGEDAGVRSAQPVNQRPSGEEKGQKEGQKIERPQTITTAAKRKGTDEATPPTQADKDAAAATATKDDEHDNDEDNGGGWRTVKKARKTFTDNNDW from the exons aTGGATATCACCAAGCAAA ATTTCCTCGAGCAACTCCCGTCTATAAGGCAAGCGATACAGAATGCAACGTTCTTTGCGATGGACTGTGAGTTCACTGGACTTGCCTCGGATCGTACCATTTTCCCCTTCGATACGCCGGAAGAAGTGTATCTGAAGATGGTGGAAAACAGCCCCCCGTACATCATCGTACAGTTCGGGCTGTGTGCGTTCCGGGTGGAACCGCCcagcgaggaggaggaggaggagaaaaagGACGGTCAACCGCGCGTATCCTACCAGTGTTACAACTTCTACTGCTATCCCAAGGGCCGCACGAATGTGTTCAGCTGCCAGGGCGAGAGTATGCGCTTCCTCGCCGACAATGGGTTCGACTTTAATCGTCTCTTCCGCGAAGGACTTTCGTACGCCAACGAAACGGAGGAGCAACGCTATCGGGCGGATTTGAAGGACCGGCAAGCTACGCGGGCGGCCAACATTCTCGCTGCGGCGGAGAGTGACCTGACGGAGGAAGAACCGAAGGTGGGGGAAGTGAACGATGTCAACATGATACCGGTGCCTCCCGAACACCAGCAACAGGTGGACGATACGGCGGCCAGTATCGAGGAGTTTTTGCAGTCCGATCGGCAGGAGCTGATCGTCGGTAGCTGCAATGCGTTCCAGCGGAAGCTCATCTATCAGATGATCGAGCAACGGTACCAGCGAAAGGTGTCCACTTCGACGGTTTCGCTCGAGAACAACCAGAAAGCGATCAAGGTGGAACGAAAACGTTCGACGGAAGAGGAGCAGGCGCTGGATGAGCAGCGGCGAACGCGCGAGAACGACGATCTCGAGACGAGCGTAGGGTTGTCGCTGGTACTGCAGGAGCTGGCAAAGGCACGGAAACTAATCATTGGCCACAATATGCTGCTGGATTTGTTCTACGTGCTGCGCCAATTCTTTAAACCACTGCCGGCAGACTATCAAGAGTTTAAGAAGCTGACGAAGGAATATTTCCCACT TCTTCTAGATACCAAGTATCTGTGCACGAATGCGGAGATTAAGGTGAATGTCAACTCCTCCGTACTAGCACACGTGTACGATGCGGTAAGCAAGGCACCATTCTCGATCCCTACGGTGCATCCCGAGCTGCCGGATTATCAGTACAGCGTGGATGACGAGAAAAAGCACGAAGCAGGCTACGATGCTTACCTCACGGGGCTATGTTTCTTGGGGCTGGTTAGCAAATTCAAAGCTAATCTGCTGCAACTTCCCAAAGATCCCAACTTGAAACACTATCTAAACAG aattttcatCACCCGCCTAACCGATGTGAACTATATTTATCTGAACGGGAAAGAAC CCACACAAACGCGGGAACATATCTTCTACGCAACGTTCCCAGAAACCTGGCGCACCGGGGACATCCAGAACAAGTTCAAACCGTTCGGCCCCGTGCACGTTAGCTGGCTGGACAATACGTCCGCGTTTGTGGCATTGCACAACCGTAGTGCCGCGAGCTCGGTGCTGAAAATGATCGGCTATCACTCCGGCTTCAAAGTGTACAACTTTGCACAATTTACGCAAATGAAACTGCAA CGCCCTGGAGCTAAACGAGGACGAAACGGTTCGAGTAGTGCTAGTCCCGGAGAAGATGCAGGAGTTCGAAGCGCACAACCAGTCAATCAACGGCCGAGCGGGGaagaaaaaggacaaaaagAAGGCCAAAAAATAGAGCGTCCGCAGACGATCACCACTGCCGCCAAGCGGAAGGGTACGGATGAGGCAACGCCGCCAACGCAGGCGGAcaaggatgctgctgctgctactgccaccAAGGACGACGAGCACGACAACGACGAAGACAACGGTGGCGGCTGGAGAACGGTTAAAAAGGCGCGCAAAACATTCACCGACAATAACGATTGGTAG
- the LOC121592693 gene encoding poly(A)-specific ribonuclease PARN-like isoform X2, translating to MDITKQNFLEQLPSIRQAIQNATFFAMDCEFTGLASDRTIFPFDTPEEVYLKMVENSPPYIIVQFGLCAFRVEPPSEEEEEEKKDGQPRVSYQCYNFYCYPKGRTNVFSCQGESMRFLADNGFDFNRLFREGLSYANETEEQRYRADLKDRQATRAANILAAAESDLTEEEPKVGEVNDVNMIPVPPEHQQQVDDTAASIEEFLQSDRQELIVGSCNAFQRKLIYQMIEQRYQRKVSTSTVSLENNQKAIKVERKRSTEEEQALDEQRRTRENDDLETSVGLSLVLQELAKARKLIIGHNMLLDLFYVLRQFFKPLPADYQEFKKLTKEYFPLLLDTKYLCTNAEIKVNVNSSVLAHVYDAVSKAPFSIPTVHPELPDYQYSVDDEKKHEAGYDAYLTGLCFLGLVSKFKANLLQLPKDPNLKHYLNRIFITRLTDVNYIYLNGKEPTQTREHIFYATFPETWRTGDIQNKFKPFGPVHVSWLDNTSAFVALHNRSAASSVLKMIGYHSGFKVYNFAQFTQMKLALELNEDETVRVVLVPEKMQEFEAHNQSINGRAGKKKDKKKAKK from the exons aTGGATATCACCAAGCAAA ATTTCCTCGAGCAACTCCCGTCTATAAGGCAAGCGATACAGAATGCAACGTTCTTTGCGATGGACTGTGAGTTCACTGGACTTGCCTCGGATCGTACCATTTTCCCCTTCGATACGCCGGAAGAAGTGTATCTGAAGATGGTGGAAAACAGCCCCCCGTACATCATCGTACAGTTCGGGCTGTGTGCGTTCCGGGTGGAACCGCCcagcgaggaggaggaggaggagaaaaagGACGGTCAACCGCGCGTATCCTACCAGTGTTACAACTTCTACTGCTATCCCAAGGGCCGCACGAATGTGTTCAGCTGCCAGGGCGAGAGTATGCGCTTCCTCGCCGACAATGGGTTCGACTTTAATCGTCTCTTCCGCGAAGGACTTTCGTACGCCAACGAAACGGAGGAGCAACGCTATCGGGCGGATTTGAAGGACCGGCAAGCTACGCGGGCGGCCAACATTCTCGCTGCGGCGGAGAGTGACCTGACGGAGGAAGAACCGAAGGTGGGGGAAGTGAACGATGTCAACATGATACCGGTGCCTCCCGAACACCAGCAACAGGTGGACGATACGGCGGCCAGTATCGAGGAGTTTTTGCAGTCCGATCGGCAGGAGCTGATCGTCGGTAGCTGCAATGCGTTCCAGCGGAAGCTCATCTATCAGATGATCGAGCAACGGTACCAGCGAAAGGTGTCCACTTCGACGGTTTCGCTCGAGAACAACCAGAAAGCGATCAAGGTGGAACGAAAACGTTCGACGGAAGAGGAGCAGGCGCTGGATGAGCAGCGGCGAACGCGCGAGAACGACGATCTCGAGACGAGCGTAGGGTTGTCGCTGGTACTGCAGGAGCTGGCAAAGGCACGGAAACTAATCATTGGCCACAATATGCTGCTGGATTTGTTCTACGTGCTGCGCCAATTCTTTAAACCACTGCCGGCAGACTATCAAGAGTTTAAGAAGCTGACGAAGGAATATTTCCCACT TCTTCTAGATACCAAGTATCTGTGCACGAATGCGGAGATTAAGGTGAATGTCAACTCCTCCGTACTAGCACACGTGTACGATGCGGTAAGCAAGGCACCATTCTCGATCCCTACGGTGCATCCCGAGCTGCCGGATTATCAGTACAGCGTGGATGACGAGAAAAAGCACGAAGCAGGCTACGATGCTTACCTCACGGGGCTATGTTTCTTGGGGCTGGTTAGCAAATTCAAAGCTAATCTGCTGCAACTTCCCAAAGATCCCAACTTGAAACACTATCTAAACAG aattttcatCACCCGCCTAACCGATGTGAACTATATTTATCTGAACGGGAAAGAAC CCACACAAACGCGGGAACATATCTTCTACGCAACGTTCCCAGAAACCTGGCGCACCGGGGACATCCAGAACAAGTTCAAACCGTTCGGCCCCGTGCACGTTAGCTGGCTGGACAATACGTCCGCGTTTGTGGCATTGCACAACCGTAGTGCCGCGAGCTCGGTGCTGAAAATGATCGGCTATCACTCCGGCTTCAAAGTGTACAACTTTGCACAATTTACGCAAATGAAACT CGCCCTGGAGCTAAACGAGGACGAAACGGTTCGAGTAGTGCTAGTCCCGGAGAAGATGCAGGAGTTCGAAGCGCACAACCAGTCAATCAACGGCCGAGCGGGGaagaaaaaggacaaaaagAAGGCCAAAAAATAG
- the LOC121592705 gene encoding venom acid phosphatase Acph-1 translates to MYYLSRRVLIMLTCSVLITTIVFFTAYGVYGAPSSAEDLSHEAGDAELLDHLGRRPGLELKQVHVFFRHGQRTPADTYPKDPYVNFTFEPYDWGQLTNKGKYSVYEQIGIWLRERYGRFVGATYRAKNVHVQTTGVSRTQMSMQLVLAGLFPPQGTALQWNRRLDWQPIPYFSEPLSQDTLLLVRVSCPRYTETVQESFQMPEIKALMNANKQLYENLTRITGLTIATPDDVQSLFSTLKAESEFGLKLPAWTKEYYPHKLLPLTKKSYALNVYTDEMKRLKGGPFLRKTLNEWEALIANPTGSHKKILLYAGHDSTVVNILSALKVWDETVLPDYGVMGVLELYRDVSTGQYSVTVGQKQLGQPLQRLAIPGCTEVCPIEKLKTVLKTTIPTDWKKDCVAKDPTVVEPPPSGP, encoded by the exons ATGTATTATTTGAGCCGCCGCGTGCTAATCATGCTGACGTGCAGTGTGCTGATCACGACGATCGTCTTCTTTACCGCCTACGGCGTGTACGGTGCTCCCTCGTCCGCGGAGGACCTTTCGCACGAAGCCGGCGATGCGGAGCTGCTGGACCATCTGGGGCGTCGGCCCGGCTTGGAGCTGAAGCAGGTGCATGTG tttttcCGCCACGGACAGCGTACCCCGGCCGACACCTATCCGAAAGATCCGTACGTGAACTTTACCTTCGAACCGTACGACTGGGGACAGCTGACGAAT AAAGGTAAATACTCAGTCTACGAACAGATCGGTATTTGGCTTCGCGAGCGCTATGGCCGCTTTGTCGGTGCGACCTACCGTGCCAAGAACGTGCACGTCCAAACGACCGGTGTCTCGCGCACCCAGATGTCGATGCAGCTCGTGCTGGCTGGGTTGTTCCCGCCGCAAGGTACGGCTCTCCAGTGGAACCGACGGCTCGATTGGCAACCGATACCGTACTTCAGTGAGCCGCTGAGTCAAGATACG CTTCTGCTAGTTCGCGTGTCCTGCCCGAGGTACACCGAAACCGTGCAGGAATCGTTCCAGATGCCGGAAATTAAAGCTCTTATGAACGCTAACAAACAGCTGTATGAGAATCTCACGCGCATCACGGGCCTCACGAtagcgactccggacgacgtACAGTCGCTCTTCAGTACGCTAAAAGCGGAG TCCGAGTTTGGTCTGAAGCTACCCGCCTGGACGAAGGAATACTACCCGCACAAGCTGCTGCCGCTGACGAAGAAAAGCTACGCCCTGAACGTCTACACCGACGAGATGAAACGGCTCAAGGGTGGTCCGTTCCTGCGGAAAACGCTCAACGAATGGGAAGCACTCATCGCCAACCCGACCGGTTCGCACAAAAAGATCCTCCTGTACGCCGGCCACGACTCGACGGTGGTTAACATTCTGTCCGCACTGAAGGTTTGGGACGAGACGGTGCTGCCCGATTACGGGGTGATGGGTGTGCTGGAGCTGTACCGTGATGTCAGCACCGGACAGTACAGTGTTACCGTGGGCCAGAAGCAGCTCGGACAGCCGCTGCAACGACTCGCGATCCCTGGCTGCACGGAGGTGTGTCCGATTGAGAAGCTAAAGACGGTGCTGAAGACGACCATCCCGACCGACTGGAAGAAGGACTGTGTGGCGAAAGATCCCACCGTCGTTGAACCGCCACCGTCCGGCCCTTAG